One genomic window of Heptranchias perlo isolate sHepPer1 chromosome 12, sHepPer1.hap1, whole genome shotgun sequence includes the following:
- the LOC137328110 gene encoding spidroin-2-like — MGTQREGGPGPGDAAGGGARARGRSGRGGPGPGTQREGGPGPGDAAGGGARARGRSGRGGPGPGTQREGGPGPGDAAGGGARARGRSGRGGPGPGTQREGGPGPGDAAGGGARARGRSGRGGPGPGTQREGGPGPGDAAGGGARGRSGRGGPGTQREGGPGDAAGGGARGRSGRGGPGPGTQREGGPGPGDAAGGGARARGRSGRGGPGPGTQREGGPGPGDAAGGGARARGRSGRGGPGPGTQREGGPGPGDAGIIHAPRTADIIP, encoded by the coding sequence ATGGGGACGCAGCGGGAGGGGGGGCCCGGGCCCGGGGACGCAGCGGGAGGGGGGGCCCGGGCCCGGGGACGCAGCGGGAGGGGGGGCCCGGGCCCGGGGACGCAGCGGGAGGGGGGGCCCGGGCCCGGGGACGCAGCGGGAGGGGGGGCCCGGGCCCGGGGACGCAGCGGGAGGGGGGGCCCGGGCCCGGGGACGCAGCGGGAGGGGGGGCCCGGGCCCGGGGACGCAGCGGGAGGGGGGGCCCGGGCCCGGGGACGCAGCGGGAGGGGGGGCCCGGGCCCGGGGACGCAGCGGGAGGGGGGGCCCGGGCCCGGGGACGCAGCGGGAGGGGGGGCCCGGGCCCGGGGACGCAGCGGGAGGGGGGGCCCGGGCCCGGGGACGCAGCGGGAGGGGGGGCCCGGGCCCGGGGACGCAGCGGGAGGGGGGGCCCGGGGACGCAGCGGGAGGGGGGGCCCGGGGACGCAGCGGGAGGGGGGGCCCGGGGACGCAGCGGGAGGGGGGGCCCGGGGACGCAGCGGGAGGGGGGGCCCGGGCCCGGGGACGCAGCGGGAGGGGGGGCCCGGGCCCGGGGACGCAGCGGGAGGGGGGGCCCGGGCCCGGGGACGCAGCGGGAGGGGGGGCCCGGGCCCGGGGACGCAGCGGGAGGGGGGGCCCGGGCCCGGGGACGCAGCGGGAGGGGGGGCCCGGGCCCGGGGACGCAGCGGGAGGGGGGGCCCGGGCCCGGGGACGCAGCGGGAGGGGGGGCCCGGGCCCGGGGACGCAGGCATTATCCACGCTCCCCGTACGGCAGACATTATCCcctga